The stretch of DNA GGCATCCCCACTCTCTCCAACATCGGCGATATGCTCACCCTTTGTCACCTGTTCGCCAACATCGACCCGATTGCGGCTATTATGAGCATAGACGGTCATTAGACCCTCTCCCTTAATAACGACGATCCTCCCGTACTTACCCCACGACCTGCTAGCCATAACTACCACGCCGTCGTGCGCCGCCAGGATAGGGGTTCCAGCTTTAGCCGCCAGATCAACCCCCTCGTGGAACCTGCGCCAACGCCAACCGAAGTGCGAGGAACGTTGAGCTCCCTCTACAGGCGAATCTAAATTGCCTACGTACCCCCGTACCCCTGTAATATCTACCATTCGAGGAGGTTTATTATCATGTTTTTCATCCCCGCTCATACTCGGAGAGACCCTTGCGCCGTTTGATTCAAGGGGCCCAACTGCTGGGATCTTAAGCAGCTGTCCTGCTCGTAGGAGGCTCGGGTTACTTATGCCGTTATAGCGCTGAATATCACTCGGCGAGACCTCAAAGCGAACTCCGATCTCATAGAGGGTATCGCCCCGCTCAACTTTATAACTTCTGTCAGGCTCTGCGCTAGGAGCTAAAAAGGTGCACCCAGTTGCAAGGGTCATGAAGATTACGTGCGGTACAAGCAAGAGTGCTCTGCGCATATACTTTGCCCCCCTAACGAAAATCAATCGCTTCGAACATTACTCGCCTGATACCATCATCAGATCGCTTCCAAATGGTTAAACGGGTCGCGCCATCACTAACTAGAGGTGCAACTAGAACCCCCTGTAAGGCGAGTTGATCGAGCGGTAGCTCACCTTCATCCGAAACGGGATATGAAGCTACGATCGCATCAAATGGTCCGACCTCACCCCATCCCCTTCTGCCCTCTCCCCGTCGCACTACCACACCGTGGTGACCAAGGTTATCGAGCTGCTTGCGTGAGCTCTGTGCAAAAGAGCTCAGCACCTCTACCCCAAAAACCTGCGCTCCAGCAGTTGCCATTACAGCGCAGAGGTATCCACTTCCGAAGCCGAGCTCAAGGATGCGCATGCGCTTACGGATGTTAATAAGCCCCATCATTCGAATAAGGACTGATGGTCTGGTGAGCCACTGTCCATTCACTAATGGCAGCTCCACATCCTTGAACGCTAGAGAGCTGGGGCTCCCCTCTGCAAACCCATCGCGGGAAACTGCGCAGAATGAATTAAAAACCGTGCGCTCAACATCTTCATTGAGAATGCCCGCGCTAATCACCAGACGCTGAACACAATCTCTCCAACGTGGGTCGACAATAATGGATGATATAATGGGCCGTGCTTCCTGCATACCTGCGTGTCACCAAAGGAATCCCGCTTAGGGGGAGGCTTTTTAGGTTAGAACTTCAGATCACCACGAAGAGGCTCGGTTGGAAAGGGATCAAATGATCCCTTTTCGGCCTAATTAACCTTAGCGATTCCAAGTTTCTGAAAAAGAATAGGGGGTTGCGACAACGGCCGATCAACCGCCGATATATTAACGACATCTTCCCAGGCAACCTCCTTAGCATCCCTGCCAAATGCCGCTACGATCTTAGTAGCAGCACCTGGGATGAAGGGCAGTAACATAACCCCAAGGCCGTGAATCGCACGCAGTACGTAAGCTAACGTAACCTTGGTCGTCTCCATATCTGTCTTACGGGTTGTCCAGGGCGCCTTTTCATCTACGTACTTATTACAGTAACGAACGAACTCCATGATCCTTTCAAGGGCGGCTTTAAAGGAGTGCCCCTCAAGCTCCCTAGTAACATCCTCAAAGGTACTGCACAACGCCGCCTCCATGGCACGATCCAGATCCGTAACAAAGGCATTATCAAATGGAGCGACGGTGGCTCCACAGTGCTTAAGCGAGAACGATGTGATGCGATTAACCAGGTTTCCGAGGGCATCGGCTAATTCACCGTTATGCCGATGCTCAAGATCGTCTGGCTTGAAAACTGAACGTGATTTCTCGGATGCTATAGATGTCAGATAGTATCGGAGGGTATCAGGATCTCCGCCAGCCTCAAGATAATCGCCGATCCAAACAGCTGTGCCGCGCGATTTTGAGATCTTCTCCACCGCTCCGCCCGGTACCTGCATATTAAAGAAATGATTTACGATCACACCGCTTGGCAACCTGATGGATCCCTCCGCCTCCAGCATCGCTATCCAGATGATACAGTGGAATACGGTATTGTCTTCGCCGATGAAGTGATAGATCTCGGCATCATCCGAGCGCCACCAGGCGTCCGCTGCCGCAGGGGGTTCGCCCTGCTGCATACAGAGCTCCTTTGTAAAGGAGAGATATCCAATCGGCGCATCGAACCAGACGTAGAGCACTTTATTCTTGGCATCCGGATCATCTAGAGGTACCGGAATACCCCACGAGATATCACGCGTCATGGCGCGCTTGACCAACCCCGTTCCGAGCAGTCCCCGCACATAGGCCTTAGTTTGAGCACGTACATGTGAATTTTCGAGCCAAGCCTCAACCTGTGTCGCGAACCTAGACAAATCTAGGAACCAATGCACGGTTTCCCTAATAACCGCCGGCTCTCCGGAGATCTCACTTCTTGCGTTCTTAAGGGTATCAACGTCGAGCATCTTTCCGCAGTTCTCACACTGGTCGCCGTTCTGATCAGTGGCCTTACAGTATTCGCAGCTGCCCTTTACATATCGATCGGGTAGAAAGGCGCTGCGCGCCTCATCATAGAACTGCCGCTCACTCTGCTTCTCGAAGTATCCCTTATCGTAGAGCACCTTAAAGAAGCGCTGACTCTCCTCGGCATGAACCGGGCAGACGCTAGTACCACTATAGATATCAAAGGTAATACCCATGCCGGCGAAGTCCTCGGCCTGTTTGGCGCGGTAGAAGTTTGCTACCTCGGCGGGGGTCTTGCCCTCCTTTTCTGCGGAGATCATAAGTGCTACGCCGTGATCGTCCGAGCCACATATAAACCGCACCTCAGCCCCGGTCATACGCAGGTAGCGAACGTAGATATCTGCAGGGATATAGGCCCCACCGAGGTGCCCAACGTGCGGGCGATTATTAGAGTACGGAAGTGCTGCGGTCACTAGGACCTTACGAGCCTTGCCTGATCTTTGAGCATTAGTCATGGGGTAAATTCCAACTCGGATACCCACCCAAGCCTACGAAAAGCGGCTTGGGTCATCGGCACCATTTATAGTAGTATGATCTAACGCTCTCACGGGGATTCTGTAAACCCTGCTAAGGGGTTCAGCTCAACTTCTTTAGCTCGAAAAGCGCAGATAGCTGCACAGATAGCTGTGTTTTTGCAAAAATATGGCCGCTATGGACAACTATTACAAGATTCTTGGGGTAACAACGGCTGCTACGGCAACTGAGATCCGGCGTGCCTATCGCATCCTGGCACGCCGTTACCACCCTGACCTAAACCCAGGCAAGGCGAGTGAGGACACCTTTAAGAAGATAGCGCAGGCGTACTCTATTCTTTCCGATGCCGAGCAGCGACAACAACACGATGCCGCACTTGAAAGTACTAAATCATCCTTCGCCACGGCCTTTGATCGAGCCCATAGAACCTATCGCAAGAACCAACAGAGGGCCCCCTCATCTGCGCAACCACCCCCAATAAAGCCTGCGCCGCAAGCTACTCCACAAGCAACTCAGCAAAAGCCCCCTCCGCATACACCTAAAGCGCACCCCCATAAGGCCAAAAAGATCGACCTATCCAGCATCGCCCGCTCCTCCCGTCAAACGCTGCGCGCTCTCAGAAGAGCTATCTTCAACGACTCCTCAAAGAGCGCTGTAACTGCCAACCAGATCACTCAAGTATCGCTCCTTGAGCTCTCCATCTCTATATACGATGCGATTCAAGGGGTACGTCGAACCGTTGAGCTCACCGACGCTACTGGCGAGCCACGCAAGATCTCCGCTCATATCCCACCCGGAGTTCGTACCGGAAGCGTCGTTCGGTTTCGTCGTAAAGAATTTCCAACCGAGGAGGTGATTCTTATGATTAGAGTTGCCACCCACCCCTGGCTCTCACTTTCGACTAAGGGGCTCACGATGGAGATTCCGATCACAATTAACGAGGCCGTACTGGGCGGGAAAATTCAGGTCCCTTCACTTGCTGAGCCCCTTTTGGTCAGCATAGAGCCTGGCACTCAAAGTGGTAGCGAGGTGCGTCTTAAGGGCCAGGGGGTAACGTATCGTGATGGGCTTAGGGGGGATCTATTTATTCGGTTTATGGTTAAGATCCCAGAGGGCGCTCAGGCCGAAGGCTTGCGGGAGCGCTGTGCAGAGTTAGACCAGTATTATACGCACCCTATTAGGCAGAATCTCCCTCGGAGTATCTTGAATGAATAGCGAGAAAGCCCTGGTTGATAAGCGATCGATCGCGCCCCTGATCTTCTTTGCAAAAACAATACTCTGTCAGATGATTGCACTGGCTATCTGCATCCTTGCTTGGTCCCTTTATCCGCAGGTTAGCGCGGTGCTAATAGCCGCCTCGATAGCTGCTTTTATTACGGCTAACTTTCTCTCACTCTCTGCACCCTGGAGCGTACTTAATCTATTATTGCCGCTCGGCGCGGCTTGCGCCCTAATGCTCGAAATACCGAACTTCGTATTTCTGGTGCTACTGATAGCCCTGGTTTGTGTCTACGTTCCGGCTTTTTGGACACGGGTGCCATATTATCCAACTCAGCGGGCAGCCTATGCGTTCCTACTGGCAGAGCTTCCTACCGATCGCCCATTTACCTTTATCGATGTAGGGTGCGGTTTTGGAGAGCTATTATTTTTTCTTAGTAAGAAGCGTCCCAATGGTAGTTTTATCGGGGTTGAGATCGGGCCGTTGCCGTTCCTGTTAGCAAAGCTAAGATCTCTTTTTTGCTCAGATGTATCTATTCGCTTTCAAAGTATGTGGCGAACAGAGCTGACACCTTTCGATTACGTTTATACATTCCTATCGCCTGCTCCGATGGAGCGTATCTGGCTAAAGGCGAGCTCAGAGATGCGGCAGGGGGCTACATTTATAAGCAACTCATTTCCGGCTCCAGTTGAATCTGACTCTGTGATTGCACTTAAAGATAGCCGCCGTTCGAGCCTTTACCTGTACCGAATCGGGGCTTGAATACGCTTGGATGTAGCGTTAGCACTGCCCTAGTCGCTTATGCTCTCTTCGCCTGCGCCTCGCCAATCGTTGTGACACGATCTCGCCCCTTAAATCGCTCCCAGGTTATAACAACGGGTGCTACGATAAAAATCGTCGAGTAGGAGCCGCAAACGATGCCAACTACTAGGTAAAGGCTGAGATCCTTAATATCCCCAGCACCAACCAGATAGAGCGCAAGCGCCGAAAAGAGGGTCAACATGTGAGTAATGATAGTTCTCGAAAGGGTAAAGTTAATCGCCTCGTTTACAACATCTGAGATATTGTAGTTTTTCCGCTTCTTGCGCTCCTCTCTTACACGATCAAAGACCACCACCGTGTCATTCACCGAATAACCTATGATCGTCAGTGCGCCCGCCAGGGTGGCCATACCTATTAGGTGTCCAGATGCCAGATAGACCCCGGTAGCGATAATTACATCGTGAAAAAGTGCTATGATTGAACCGAGGCCGATAGCAAACTCAAATCTAAATATGATGTAGAGCATGATCCCTACCAATCCAAGCCCAATAGCTAATATGGCGCTACGCTGCAGCTCCTTGCCAACGGTCGGACCAACGAAATCTGTTTTCTCAATTTTAGATACATCGCCGAAAGCCGCTTTGAGCGCTGTCTCAATCCTGGTACGAACGATCTGCGGATCAGTACTCTCGCCTAACCGTACCGAGTACTCATTCTTCATCCCTTGGAAGGCCTGAACGCGCACCTCAGGAAGCCCCTGTGCGGCTAATCCAGCTCGGATCTTCTCACTGTTAAAGTCGCCCTGGAACTCGATCAGGAACTCATGCCCACCGAGGAAATCTGTGCCGTATTTCGTATCACCCTTCGAAATAAAGACCCAGATAGACCAGATAACACATATAATAGAGATTACCGCACAGAGATATCGCTTCCCCATGAAGTTGATCTTAGCTGAGCTTGAGATTAGCTCTTTCATGACTGACTCCCTACGCTACTAAATTTACTGAGCCTTTAAATTGATAACCCCTTTTCCCCCTTGAGCTCGAAATAATCGAAGCACAATCGCGCTACATACACGGCGCAGAAAAGGGTTGTTACTATGCCGATCGAAAGGGTTACTGCAAAGCCTCGCACTGCGCCGGTACCGAAGTAGTACAGGAGCGTTCCCGCCAAGAGCGTTGTAACGTTAGCGTCAAAGATCGCACTGAACGCCTTCTCAAAGCCGGTATGTACGGCTAGATCCCGACTAACGCCGCTACGAATCTCATCTCGTATGCGTTCGAATATGATAACGTTAGAGTCAACAGCCATACCGATCGTTAACGCAAGACCTGCCAACCCAGGTAGGGTTAAGGTTGCTCCGAACAACGAAAGGCAGCCGATCATAAGCACTGCATTGAGAGCTAGCGTAACAACCGCCACCATGCCGGACTTTACGTAGTAGATCACCATAAAGAGCGCAATCGCAGTGAACCCGATCGCCATTGCAAGAACCCCCTTCTTCACTGACTCAAGCCCAAGGGTTGGACCAACGGTGCGCTCCTCCATAATCTCTAATGGCGCTGGCAACGCTCCAGATTTAAGAACTACCTTTAGCTCACGTGCCTCATCCATATTAAAGCCAGTGATCTCCGCGTCCCCGCCCGTAATAGCTGAGTTAATCGTAGGGGCGGAATTAACAACCCCGTTCAGAACGATCGCAAGTCGCCGCCCAATATTCTCTGCGGTAACACGCGCGAATGTCTGAGTGCCCTGGGGAGAGAGCTTGAGAAGAACTCGCACCTGGCCGTTCTGATCGATATCAACCCGCGCATCGCTGACAGCATCACCGGTCATTACGGTCTGATCCTCAACGATCATGGGCTCTCCGTTCTTGCTGCGCAGACTCACTGTACCGATACCTGTGCCGGTAGTGGCAGATGGCACCAGTCGGAATTCAAGCTTAGCGACGTTTCCAACAACTTTCTTTACCGCTGCGATATCCGATACACCTGGCATCTGAAGAATAATGCGGTCCTCGCCAGACTTCTGAATAAGGGGCTCTGCTACGCCGAACTGATCAACCCTACTGCGCAGCGTCTCTATGGCTTGCTCGATCGCCTCGTGCTCAATCTTTTTTGCAAGTAGTGGCGGGATACCGAAAACAAGGCGCGGCTGCGGTCCATCCATCTCTTGCCGTAAGAGGGTTAAATCCGGCTCCTTCTCTATTACCGTATTCTTTGCCGCTTCAAGTGAAGCTTCTGTAAGCAGGCTTATCTGTAATGTAGTATCCGGTGACACAGCAGATCTAACTACTGCGATACGTTTAGTGCGCAGCTCGGAACGGATCAAAGCTAGCGAGGATTGCAATCTGCTTTTTACCGCCTCCTCCGCTTTTACCTTGTAGACAAGGTGCACACCGCCGCTGATATCCAGGCCCAAAGAGATCGGCTTTGTAAACCATTTCTGCGTAAAGTTATCGCGCAAGATAGTCGGTAGCAACGACAGTATCGCTGCCAGAGTTACCACTGTGACGATAAGGACCCTCTGAAAGATATCTTTTCCCATGACGCTCCGTTACAAAAAGTTAGGCGGCTTCCGCCTTCTTTCCATCCATGCTCTCCATGCGTGCGATATACGCAGGTACGAGTCGGATCTTTACATTCGTAGCGATCTCAAGCAGTACGTACTCCTTTTCAATCCCAACGATGCGTCCGACGATACCGCTTGTTGTTACCACCGAATCTCCCTTCTTAAGGGTGTCGACCATAGTTTTATGCGATTTGTTCTTCTTATCCTGAGGACGAATTACCATCGTCCAGAAGATCAGGTAACAGATCGCTAGCATCGGAGCCATGCTTATTAAGGAGCTCAACAGCGTTGGTTGATCTGAAGCTGCTGCGGCACCCTGCGCTGCAGCATCAAGCGGTGAGAGCATTAATGCCCCACAAAATAGAACGAAAATAGCTAATATATATTTAGTCTTCATATGTAAACACCCATTAAAACAAGCATTTGAATTATCATATCTGGGCGATTAGCGCACTATACTTTGAACTATCAGCTAGCAGTAAAAAAGCCCTTAAGGGTACCTGGCAACTCATGCGAAATGGTTGCCTCACGCCCGGGGCCAACGCTTATTAGGCTAACCGGGCAATCAACCAGCTTTGATATCCCCTGTACGAACACCTTTAAGCTCTGCGGCAACTCCTGCCAACTCCTCACCCCAGTTATATCGGCATCCCACCCCTCAAAATCTACGTATTGCGGCTCCAGCCCATCGTATTCGTATGCTAATGCTGGAAGGTCGTGCTGTAGCTCACCTTTAATGCGATATCCGGTACATACCTTTATTGAGCGCATTCCGCTTAGAACATCTAGCTTCGTCAGCACCAGGCTATCGATGCCACTGATTCTAACGGCCCTCTTAAGGGCAACGCAATCGAACCAACCGCACCGTCTTGCACGACCTGTAACGGTTCCGAACTCATGCCCACGTGTGCGCACCTCATCCCCAACAGCGGACTCCATCTCGGTCGGAAATGGCCCCTCTCCGACCCGGGTTGAATATGCCTTAGCAACTCCAAGCACTGAATCGATCATCTTGGGGCCTATGCCAACCCCGATTAGTGCCGCCCCTGCGATGGTCGAGGATGAAGTTACGTATGGATAGGTGCCGTGCATCTGATCAAGTAGCACTCCCTGCGCCCCTTCAAAAACCACACGCTCGCCAGCTCTAATGGCGTCATAAATCAAGCGACTTCCGTTCGCCACATATGGCGCGAGGATAGAAGACTCCTCTTCGAGCTTAGCCCACACTGAGTCAAAATCAACCTGCGTATCGCTATCAAGAACATACTTCAGGATCTTGTTTTTCTCCTCAACGTGGGCCCGTATTCGATCCTTCATCAGGTGTGGCGCGAGCAGGTCGGCGCATCTAATACCGGAGCGTTGGCTGCGATCTTCATACGCTGGCCCAATACCTCTGCCGGTAGTACCGATGCGTTGTACCCCACGCGCACGCTCGCGCGCCTTGTCGGTCAGGATATGATAGTCAAGAACGAGATGCGCATCTCGATCTATAAATACTCGAGCAGGCGAGATATCAACACCAGCCTGGCGTACCCGCTCCATTTCAGAGATTAGAACAGAGGGATTAAGAACCACCCCCGCTCCAAGCAGGCATTTAACCCCTGGCCTAAGAACTCCGCTCGGCAGAAGGCTTAACGCCGTCTTTACGCCATCTACGACGATAGTATGCCCGGCGTTATTACCACCCTGAAAGCGTACGACCCACTCTGCGTGCTCTGTAAGCACATCGACGATCTTGCCCTTACCCTCGTCTCCCCACTGCGCTCCAACAACTATTATTGCAGACATCTTTCCCCCAGTATGTGCTCAACCCACGTAGTTATATCACGTAGGAGAGCCTAGTTTCAGTCCAAGATTGATCTCAAAATCGATGCTCTGATCAGGATTAACCCGCAGCAGCCCCAACGTATCACTAGAGCCCTCAACGCCGTACATAACAACCCCTGGCTTCTCCCTTAATCCGGTCATAAACGCAGCCTCTTCCAGCGCTCGCAGCGAATTACGCTGACCGTTATGCAGCGCTGCCGCTACTGCAGGCGCTAGCTCGATGCGGGGAAGGTGTGGCACTAGCACCGACCAATCCTGCACCAGCTCCCAAGATACCTCTGTAATCTGCACAGCTCGATCTACCGACAAAACCCCAGACCGTTCTCTCCGTATGGTTGCGACAGCAGCACCACAACCGAGCGCATCTCCAAGATCACGCGCAACCGAACGTACATAAGTTCCGGGAGAGCACTCCATCCGATACCCGATCAGATCAGGCGACAAAGATAAAAGCTCTAAGCGGCTTACCTCAACCTCTCTTGCTTTAAGTTCGAATTCCTCCCCTAAACGTTGCATCTTATGTGCACGTTTTCCACCGACCTTAACGGCACTAACCTTTGGAGGGACCTGCTGAATATGTCCAATGAACCTCTGAGCACACTCATGAATCTGTTCGAAACTAGGGATATCCTCCGAGCGACTCAAGACCTCCCCAGCTAGATCATCCGTGGACGTTCTAACCCCAAGCTTAATCGTTCCACTATAGACCTTAGTACCATCTGCTGCGTATGAGGCTATGCGGGTGGCGCCGTTTATAAGAATAACTAGCAATCCAGTGGCATCGGGATCCAAGGTCCCTGCATGTCCGACCCGTGCGGCCTGTAATATATGTTTAATACGCGCGACCACACCAGCAGATGTGATACCAGCGGGCTTATCGATCAGAAGTATACCGTTATGCATGGCCTGTTGAGAGAGCATTACTCACCTTATCACGTAGCTCACTCTTGAGAAGATCCAGCCCCTTGCGCCACCTAAATGCGGCTGCTGGCTTGTGTCCACCACCACCGAAAGATTGTGCTATGGCCGCTACATCGACCGCACCAAGACGTGATCTGAGGCTAACACGCCACATATCTACGTCCTGTTTGAAGAGCACCGATACATTTACCCCTTCGATATCACGCGCCCGCTCCGCCAGGGAGTCGGCGTCGAGTAGCTCCGCGCCGAGGCGCTTAAGCATCTCCTGAGTTACCGTTACCTCGGCGAATGCGCCGTTGTTAAGAATATTGATATTAATCATCGCCTCAGCTTGCAACTTTATTGCAGGCAGGGAGTGATTGGCGAAGAGCTCCTGAGTTAGTTTGTCAGGACGAGCACCGCGCTCCATAAGATCATGCGCAGCTAAGAAAGTTTTTGCGCTCGTGCTCTGATATCTAAAGGACCCTGTATCCCCTATTATCCCCGCCAATAAACACGCCGCTACATCGCTCGTGATAATATCATTACGTGAAAGACGGCGTTCAGCTTCCTTTAGCAGATTAAATACAAGCTCAGAGGTAGAGCTAGCACCATCAACAACGTAGTTTATCTGCCCAAAGTTAGTATTTGCGTTGTGGTGATCGATATTGATGACCTTTTTTG from Pseudomonadota bacterium encodes:
- the secF gene encoding protein translocase subunit SecF translates to MKELISSSAKINFMGKRYLCAVISIICVIWSIWVFISKGDTKYGTDFLGGHEFLIEFQGDFNSEKIRAGLAAQGLPEVRVQAFQGMKNEYSVRLGESTDPQIVRTRIETALKAAFGDVSKIEKTDFVGPTVGKELQRSAILAIGLGLVGIMLYIIFRFEFAIGLGSIIALFHDVIIATGVYLASGHLIGMATLAGALTIIGYSVNDTVVVFDRVREERKKRKNYNISDVVNEAINFTLSRTIITHMLTLFSALALYLVGAGDIKDLSLYLVVGIVCGSYSTIFIVAPVVITWERFKGRDRVTTIGEAQAKRA
- a CDS encoding DnaJ domain-containing protein, with protein sequence MDNYYKILGVTTAATATEIRRAYRILARRYHPDLNPGKASEDTFKKIAQAYSILSDAEQRQQHDAALESTKSSFATAFDRAHRTYRKNQQRAPSSAQPPPIKPAPQATPQATQQKPPPHTPKAHPHKAKKIDLSSIARSSRQTLRALRRAIFNDSSKSAVTANQITQVSLLELSISIYDAIQGVRRTVELTDATGEPRKISAHIPPGVRTGSVVRFRRKEFPTEEVILMIRVATHPWLSLSTKGLTMEIPITINEAVLGGKIQVPSLAEPLLVSIEPGTQSGSEVRLKGQGVTYRDGLRGDLFIRFMVKIPEGAQAEGLRERCAELDQYYTHPIRQNLPRSILNE
- the secD gene encoding protein translocase subunit SecD; this encodes MGKDIFQRVLIVTVVTLAAILSLLPTILRDNFTQKWFTKPISLGLDISGGVHLVYKVKAEEAVKSRLQSSLALIRSELRTKRIAVVRSAVSPDTTLQISLLTEASLEAAKNTVIEKEPDLTLLRQEMDGPQPRLVFGIPPLLAKKIEHEAIEQAIETLRSRVDQFGVAEPLIQKSGEDRIILQMPGVSDIAAVKKVVGNVAKLEFRLVPSATTGTGIGTVSLRSKNGEPMIVEDQTVMTGDAVSDARVDIDQNGQVRVLLKLSPQGTQTFARVTAENIGRRLAIVLNGVVNSAPTINSAITGGDAEITGFNMDEARELKVVLKSGALPAPLEIMEERTVGPTLGLESVKKGVLAMAIGFTAIALFMVIYYVKSGMVAVVTLALNAVLMIGCLSLFGATLTLPGLAGLALTIGMAVDSNVIIFERIRDEIRSGVSRDLAVHTGFEKAFSAIFDANVTTLLAGTLLYYFGTGAVRGFAVTLSIGIVTTLFCAVYVARLCFDYFELKGEKGLSI
- the truB gene encoding tRNA pseudouridine(55) synthase TruB — its product is MLSQQAMHNGILLIDKPAGITSAGVVARIKHILQAARVGHAGTLDPDATGLLVILINGATRIASYAADGTKVYSGTIKLGVRTSTDDLAGEVLSRSEDIPSFEQIHECAQRFIGHIQQVPPKVSAVKVGGKRAHKMQRLGEEFELKAREVEVSRLELLSLSPDLIGYRMECSPGTYVRSVARDLGDALGCGAAVATIRRERSGVLSVDRAVQITEVSWELVQDWSVLVPHLPRIELAPAVAAALHNGQRNSLRALEEAAFMTGLREKPGVVMYGVEGSSDTLGLLRVNPDQSIDFEINLGLKLGSPT
- a CDS encoding adenylosuccinate synthase; its protein translation is MSAIIVVGAQWGDEGKGKIVDVLTEHAEWVVRFQGGNNAGHTIVVDGVKTALSLLPSGVLRPGVKCLLGAGVVLNPSVLISEMERVRQAGVDISPARVFIDRDAHLVLDYHILTDKARERARGVQRIGTTGRGIGPAYEDRSQRSGIRCADLLAPHLMKDRIRAHVEEKNKILKYVLDSDTQVDFDSVWAKLEEESSILAPYVANGSRLIYDAIRAGERVVFEGAQGVLLDQMHGTYPYVTSSSTIAGAALIGVGIGPKMIDSVLGVAKAYSTRVGEGPFPTEMESAVGDEVRTRGHEFGTVTGRARRCGWFDCVALKRAVRISGIDSLVLTKLDVLSGMRSIKVCTGYRIKGELQHDLPALAYEYDGLEPQYVDFEGWDADITGVRSWQELPQSLKVFVQGISKLVDCPVSLISVGPGREATISHELPGTLKGFFTAS
- a CDS encoding class I SAM-dependent methyltransferase, producing the protein MNSEKALVDKRSIAPLIFFAKTILCQMIALAICILAWSLYPQVSAVLIAASIAAFITANFLSLSAPWSVLNLLLPLGAACALMLEIPNFVFLVLLIALVCVYVPAFWTRVPYYPTQRAAYAFLLAELPTDRPFTFIDVGCGFGELLFFLSKKRPNGSFIGVEIGPLPFLLAKLRSLFCSDVSIRFQSMWRTELTPFDYVYTFLSPAPMERIWLKASSEMRQGATFISNSFPAPVESDSVIALKDSRRSSLYLYRIGA
- a CDS encoding bifunctional oligoribonuclease/PAP phosphatase NrnA; this encodes MSNGSVIDDVLDLLHSSKRAVVLSHTSPDADAYGSSCGLAAALKQLGISVVVYNESGFVPRYAVIPGAKDVSATIPPPLAEDDVLVVCDCGALERVGELLVPYVRAAKKVINIDHHNANTNFGQINYVVDGASSTSELVFNLLKEAERRLSRNDIITSDVAACLLAGIIGDTGSFRYQSTSAKTFLAAHDLMERGARPDKLTQELFANHSLPAIKLQAEAMININILNNGAFAEVTVTQEMLKRLGAELLDADSLAERARDIEGVNVSVLFKQDVDMWRVSLRSRLGAVDVAAIAQSFGGGGHKPAAAFRWRKGLDLLKSELRDKVSNALSTGHA
- the metG gene encoding methionine--tRNA ligase, which encodes MTNAQRSGKARKVLVTAALPYSNNRPHVGHLGGAYIPADIYVRYLRMTGAEVRFICGSDDHGVALMISAEKEGKTPAEVANFYRAKQAEDFAGMGITFDIYSGTSVCPVHAEESQRFFKVLYDKGYFEKQSERQFYDEARSAFLPDRYVKGSCEYCKATDQNGDQCENCGKMLDVDTLKNARSEISGEPAVIRETVHWFLDLSRFATQVEAWLENSHVRAQTKAYVRGLLGTGLVKRAMTRDISWGIPVPLDDPDAKNKVLYVWFDAPIGYLSFTKELCMQQGEPPAAADAWWRSDDAEIYHFIGEDNTVFHCIIWIAMLEAEGSIRLPSGVIVNHFFNMQVPGGAVEKISKSRGTAVWIGDYLEAGGDPDTLRYYLTSIASEKSRSVFKPDDLEHRHNGELADALGNLVNRITSFSLKHCGATVAPFDNAFVTDLDRAMEAALCSTFEDVTRELEGHSFKAALERIMEFVRYCNKYVDEKAPWTTRKTDMETTKVTLAYVLRAIHGLGVMLLPFIPGAATKIVAAFGRDAKEVAWEDVVNISAVDRPLSQPPILFQKLGIAKVN
- a CDS encoding M23 family metallopeptidase; its protein translation is MRRALLLVPHVIFMTLATGCTFLAPSAEPDRSYKVERGDTLYEIGVRFEVSPSDIQRYNGISNPSLLRAGQLLKIPAVGPLESNGARVSPSMSGDEKHDNKPPRMVDITGVRGYVGNLDSPVEGAQRSSHFGWRWRRFHEGVDLAAKAGTPILAAHDGVVVMASRSWGKYGRIVVIKGEGLMTVYAHNSRNRVDVGEQVTKGEHIADVGESGDATGNHLHFETRVRDESGRFAAVNPLVFYPQSIK
- the yajC gene encoding preprotein translocase subunit YajC, coding for MLSPLDAAAQGAAAASDQPTLLSSLISMAPMLAICYLIFWTMVIRPQDKKNKSHKTMVDTLKKGDSVVTTSGIVGRIVGIEKEYVLLEIATNVKIRLVPAYIARMESMDGKKAEAA